A single region of the Labrus bergylta chromosome 10, fLabBer1.1, whole genome shotgun sequence genome encodes:
- the slc29a3 gene encoding equilibrative nucleoside transporter 3, whose translation MDGTEQVQPSLNSSYVPSVGNHHVSEDEESEDTIPSASLLPKLSSVPLAVRYSPEDSYCLVYIIFFLMGIGSLLPWNFFITAKHYWLYKLSNNTNEGSDEEQRSPLSDYFESYLTIASTVPSVLCLILNFFLVNRLSAHVRILSSLFVILAVFIVTTVLVKVDVSDCRTEFFMGTLACVAVVSGASNLFSGSVFGISGHFPMRISQALISGQAMGGTLSAVASIVDLAVAKDVTDSALAYFLTADVFILICIVTYLLLPRLAYSRHYMLAASSSSSAAINEGGGAAGGGVSVPPLKPILRKTWVLGLSVFYVFFVSIMVFPAVSSGIQSVHKDSGSPWTTTYFVPLTSFLLYNVADFCGRQATAWLQLPGPTSRALPVLVLCRSVMVPLIMFCNYQPRDNIHTVLFTHDVYPVVFNCLLGLSNGYLGTLPMIYGPKVVPRELAEATGVVMSFFLTLGLAVGSAFSVLIVHCI comes from the exons ATGGACGGCACAGAGCAGGTGCAGCCCAGTCTGAACTCGTCCTACGTCCCGTCTGTCGGAAACCACCATGTATCCGAGGACGAGGAGAGCGAGGACACGAtcccctctgcctccctcctccccaAACTCTCCTCAGTTCCTCTGGCTGTCCGCTACAGTCCTGAGGACTCGTACTGTTTGGTTTACATCATCTTCTTCCTGATGGGCATCGGCTCGCTGCTGCCCTGGAACTTCTTCATAACAGCCAAACACTACTGGCTCTACAAGCTGAGTAACAACACTAACGAGGGGAGCGACGAGGAGCAGCGTTCACCGCTcagt GATTACTTTGAAAGCTACCTGACCATCGCCTCCACGGTGCCCTCTGTGCTGTGTCTGATACTCAACTTCTTTTTAGTGAACAg GTTGTCTGCACACGTGCGGATCCTGTCGTCTCTTTTTGTGATCCTGGCGGTGTTCATCGTGACCACGGTGCTGGTGAAGGTGGATGTGTCGGACTGCAGGACGGAGTTCTTTATGGGCACGCTGGCCTGTGTGGCGGTCGTCAGCGGAGCCTCAAACCTTTTCTCCGGCAGCGTGTTCGGGATCAGTGGACACTTCCCCATGAGGATTTCACAAGCCCTCATATCAG GCCAGGCCATGGGGGGCACGCTGAGTGCTGTAGCATCAATCGTCGACCTGGCAGTGGCCAAGGATGTGACGGACAGCGCTCTGGCTTACTTCCTGACAGCCGACGTCTTCATCCTGATCTGCATCGTCACATATCTGTTGCTGCCCAGGCTGGCTTACTCAAG acACTACATGCTCGCAGCATCAAGCAGCAGTTCGGCTGCGATAAACGAAGGGGGGGGAGCGGCGGGCGGCGGAGTCTCCGTCCCCCCGCTCAAACCCATCCTGAGGAAGACGTGGGTGCTCGGCCTGAGCGTCTTCTACGTCTTCTTCGTCTCCATCATGGTGTTCCCCGCCGTTTCCTCTGGGATCCAGTCCGTGCACAAAGACAGCGGCAGCCCCTGGACGACCACTTACTTCGTCCCCCTGACCAGCTTCCTCCTGTACAACGTGGCCGACTTCTGTGGCAGGCAGGCCACCGCCTGGCTGCAGCTCCCCGGTCCCACCAGCAGGGCGCTGCCTGTGCTGGTGCTGTGTCGCTCCGTCATGGTGCCGCTCATCATGTTCTGTAACTACCAGCCGAGAGACAATATCCACACTGTGCTCTTCACCCATGATGTTTACCCTGTGGTCTTTAACTGCCTGCTCGGCCTCTCCAACGGCTACCTGGGCACGCTGCCGATGATCTACGGCCCTAAAGTGGTACCTCGAGAGCTGGCCGAGGCCACAGGAGTGGTCATGTCGTTCTTCCTCACGCTGGGACTGGCTGTGGGGTCGGCCTTCTCTGTTCTCATTGTGCACTGCATCTGA